A window from Campylobacter concisus encodes these proteins:
- a CDS encoding MetQ/NlpA family ABC transporter substrate-binding protein has translation MKKLLLTSLVALGLSVSANAADKSKTIIVGATPIPHAEILEVVKPILAKDGYTLEIKEFNDYTTPNLATEDGDLDANFFQHLPYLDEFNKNKGTHLIKTVGVHLEPMGVYSKKIKDIKDLKDGSTVSIPNDPTNESRALDILANAGLIKLNDNPLKTPLDIVDNPKKLKFEEIETAQVPRTLDDVTIAVINTNYALNANLNPVKDALVLESKNSPYVNYVVVKSGNENSPKIKALDKAINSSEVKKFIEIKYNGAILPAF, from the coding sequence ATGAAAAAACTACTTCTTACTTCTTTGGTTGCTCTTGGTCTTAGTGTAAGTGCAAATGCAGCTGATAAATCAAAAACAATAATCGTTGGTGCTACACCTATCCCACATGCTGAAATTTTAGAGGTGGTAAAGCCTATTTTGGCAAAAGATGGCTATACGCTTGAAATTAAAGAATTTAACGACTACACCACGCCAAATCTTGCAACAGAAGATGGCGATTTAGATGCAAATTTCTTTCAACACCTTCCATATTTGGACGAATTTAACAAAAACAAAGGTACTCATCTTATAAAAACAGTTGGCGTTCATCTTGAGCCAATGGGAGTTTATTCTAAAAAGATAAAAGACATCAAAGATCTAAAAGATGGTTCGACCGTATCTATCCCAAATGATCCGACAAATGAAAGCCGTGCTTTAGATATCCTTGCAAATGCTGGACTTATTAAGCTAAACGATAATCCACTAAAAACTCCGCTTGATATAGTTGATAACCCTAAAAAGCTTAAATTTGAAGAGATCGAGACTGCTCAAGTGCCAAGAACGCTTGATGACGTTACTATTGCAGTTATCAACACAAATTACGCTCTAAATGCTAATCTTAATCCAGTAAAAGACGCACTTGTGCTTGAAAGCAAAAATAGCCCATATGTAAATTACGTTGTAGTAAAGTCTGGCAACGAAAATAGCCCTAAAATAAAGGCTCTTGATAAGGCTATAAACTCATCAGAAGTTAAGAAATTTATCGAGATCAAATACAACGGCGCGATTCTTCCAGCATTTTAA
- a CDS encoding methionine ABC transporter permease: MFGIDFSKFPDVFLRILLPAIGETLYMSIVSTLLAFAIGLIPAVLLILSDKDGLKPNKQLYFVLDIIINVLRSFPFIILIIVLFPVTKMIVGTSIGTTAAIVPLTIGAAPFVARLIENALKEVDKGIIEAAQSFGSSKLQIIFRVMFVEALPGIISAFTLTLIVNIGFSAMAGAVGGGGLGSVAINYGYQRFRPDIMLYTVVILIIMVQIFQVLGNYLYKISKK; the protein is encoded by the coding sequence ATGTTTGGTATTGATTTTTCTAAATTTCCAGATGTGTTTTTGAGGATACTGTTGCCAGCTATCGGCGAGACGCTATATATGAGCATTGTCTCTACTCTACTCGCCTTTGCCATAGGCCTCATACCTGCGGTTTTGCTCATACTTTCAGATAAAGATGGACTAAAGCCAAACAAGCAGCTTTATTTTGTACTTGATATCATTATAAATGTGCTTAGAAGCTTTCCGTTTATTATCCTCATTATTGTGCTCTTTCCGGTCACAAAAATGATCGTGGGCACAAGTATTGGCACCACAGCTGCGATCGTTCCGCTAACTATCGGAGCAGCTCCATTTGTAGCAAGACTAATCGAAAACGCTCTAAAAGAGGTTGATAAAGGCATAATTGAAGCCGCTCAAAGTTTTGGTAGTTCGAAATTACAGATCATCTTTCGCGTGATGTTTGTAGAGGCGCTTCCTGGTATCATCTCGGCATTTACACTAACGCTTATCGTAAATATCGGCTTTTCAGCGATGGCTGGTGCAGTTGGCGGTGGCGGACTAGGATCTGTCGCTATAAACTACGGATATCAAAGATTTCGCCCAGATATCATGCTTTACACCGTGGTTATTCTTATCATTATGGTTCAAATTTTTCAAGTTTTAGGTAACTACTTATATAAAATTTCTAAAAAATAG
- a CDS encoding methionine ABC transporter ATP-binding protein: protein MIKIEKLSKFYGDTQILFDINLEVKKGEIFAIVGHSGAGKSTLLRCINGLESYQGGSLKVFDKEIKNLDEMQQRHLRRDVGMIFQHFALMARKNVFENVATPLKFWGYKSDETEKRVRELLNLVGLESKAKSYPSELSGGQKQRVAIARALALNPKILLSDEATSALDPNTTNQILELLEKINKELDISVVIVTHEMEVVKSIAKRAILLEGGKIIGFGSIEELFLKPDEKMKEFLGEVEILPSTGTNIRLFFPKEVAQNSVITHMARSLNIDFNIVWGKLEKLNENVLGSLVINIDEKDKENVLNYIKQSGVLWEVA, encoded by the coding sequence GTGATAAAAATAGAGAAATTAAGCAAATTTTATGGTGATACGCAAATCCTTTTTGATATAAATTTAGAGGTTAAAAAGGGTGAAATTTTTGCTATCGTGGGACACAGCGGTGCTGGTAAATCAACGCTTTTAAGGTGCATAAACGGACTTGAGAGCTACCAAGGTGGCAGCTTAAAAGTCTTTGATAAAGAGATAAAAAATTTAGATGAGATGCAGCAAAGGCATTTAAGGCGAGATGTCGGGATGATATTTCAGCATTTTGCATTAATGGCTAGAAAAAACGTCTTTGAAAACGTCGCTACTCCGCTTAAATTTTGGGGTTATAAAAGCGATGAAACTGAAAAAAGAGTGAGAGAGCTTTTAAATTTAGTCGGTCTTGAAAGCAAGGCAAAAAGCTATCCAAGCGAGCTAAGTGGCGGGCAAAAACAACGTGTCGCCATCGCTAGAGCGCTTGCTTTAAATCCTAAAATTTTACTAAGCGACGAGGCGACTTCGGCTCTTGATCCAAATACTACAAATCAAATTTTAGAGCTGCTTGAAAAGATAAACAAAGAGCTAGACATCAGCGTCGTAATCGTCACGCACGAGATGGAGGTCGTAAAATCGATCGCAAAACGTGCGATACTACTAGAAGGCGGTAAGATCATAGGCTTTGGAAGTATTGAAGAGCTATTTTTAAAGCCAGATGAGAAGATGAAAGAATTTTTGGGTGAAGTAGAAATTCTACCAAGCACTGGCACAAATATTAGGCTATTTTTCCCAAAAGAAGTGGCTCAAAACAGCGTGATCACGCACATGGCAAGAAGCCTAAATATCGACTTTAACATAGTTTGGGGCAAGCTTGAGAAGCTAAACGAAAATGTTCTTGGCTCGCTTGTCATAAACATAGATGAAAAAGATAAAGAAAACGTACTTAACTACATCAAGCAAAGTGGCGTTTTATGGGAGGTTGCTTGA
- a CDS encoding MetQ/NlpA family ABC transporter substrate-binding protein, with protein sequence MKFIKLLTASLVALSLHAADKDHTIVVGVSPVPHAEILEFVKPKLKDKGYDLVISEISDYSIPNVATEDGSLDANFFQHLPYLEEQNKARGLHLVSVANVHVEPLGFYSKKIKNIKELKDGAKVAIAYDPSNGNRALRILEKAGLIEIDKNVKVATINDITKNSKNLQFVELEGAQIPRTLDDVDIAAISTNFVLDLGMSVAKDALLLEDANSPYANIIVTKAGNENNPKIKALVDAVLSPDTKNFIITRYKGEVIPAF encoded by the coding sequence ATGAAATTTATCAAACTTTTAACCGCATCTTTAGTTGCTCTAAGCCTTCACGCAGCCGACAAGGACCACACTATCGTAGTTGGCGTTTCACCAGTACCACACGCTGAAATTTTAGAATTTGTAAAGCCAAAGCTAAAAGATAAAGGCTACGACCTTGTTATCTCTGAAATTTCAGACTACTCTATCCCAAATGTCGCCACAGAAGATGGCAGTTTGGATGCAAATTTCTTTCAGCATTTGCCATATCTTGAGGAGCAAAACAAGGCTAGGGGCCTGCATCTTGTAAGTGTTGCAAATGTCCATGTCGAGCCACTTGGCTTTTACTCTAAAAAGATAAAAAACATAAAAGAGTTAAAAGATGGTGCAAAAGTTGCGATCGCTTACGATCCATCAAATGGCAATAGAGCACTTAGAATTTTAGAAAAAGCTGGCCTTATCGAGATCGATAAAAATGTGAAAGTTGCAACTATAAATGACATAACTAAAAATTCTAAAAATTTACAATTTGTAGAGCTTGAGGGTGCTCAGATACCAAGAACGCTTGATGATGTCGATATCGCTGCTATTAGCACAAATTTCGTCCTTGACCTTGGTATGAGCGTGGCAAAAGACGCACTTTTGCTTGAAGACGCCAATAGTCCTTACGCTAATATCATCGTCACAAAGGCTGGCAATGAAAATAACCCTAAGATCAAAGCTTTAGTTGATGCGGTACTTAGCCCTGATACTAAAAATTTCATCATCACTCGCTATAAAGGCGAAGTTATACCTGCATTTTAA